The Piliocolobus tephrosceles isolate RC106 chromosome 2, ASM277652v3, whole genome shotgun sequence genome window below encodes:
- the TMEM158 gene encoding transmembrane protein 158, whose protein sequence is MLPLLAALLAAACPLPPARGGAADAPGLLGMPSNASVNASSAEEPITPRLLASAAPGPPERPGPEEAAAAAPCNISVQRQMLSSLLVRWGRPRGFQCDLLLFSTNAHGRAFFAAAFHRVGPPLLIEHLGLAAGGAQQDLRLCVGCGWVRGRRPGRLRPAAAPSAAATAGAPTALPAYPAAEPPGPLWLQGEPLHFCCLDFSLEELQGEPGWRLNRKPIESTLVACFMTLVIVVWSVAALIWPVPIIAGFLPNGMEQRRTTASATAATPAAVPAGTTAAAAAAAAAAAAAAVTSGVATK, encoded by the coding sequence ATGCTGCCCCTGCTCGCCGCGCTGCTGGCCGCCGCCTGCCCGCTGCCGCCCGCCCGCGGCGGGGCCGCGGACGCGCCCGGCCTCCTCGGGATGCCCTCCAATGCTTCAGTCAACGCGTCCTCCGCGGAGGAGCCCATCACCCCGCGGCTGCTGGCCTCGGCGGCCCCCGGGCCCCCCGAGCGCCCTGGCccggaggaggcggcggcggcggcaccgTGCAACATCAGCGTGCAGCGGCAGATGCTGAGCTCGCTGCTAGTGCGCTGGGGCCGCCCGCGGGGCTTCCAGTGCGACCTGCTGCTCTTCTCCACCAACGCGCACGGCCGCGCTTTCTTCGCCGCCGCCTTCCACCGCGTCGGGCCACCACTGCTCATCGAGCACCTGGGGCTGGCGGCTGGCGGCGCGCAGCAGGACCTGCGCCTCTGCGTGGGCTGCGGCTGGGTGCGCGGTCGCCGCCCCGGCCGCCTCCGGCCCGCCGCCGCCCCCagcgccgccgccaccgccgggGCGCCCACCGCGCTGCCAGCCTACCCCGCGGCCGAGCCGCCCGGGCCGCTGTGGCTGCAGGGCGAGCCGCTGCATTTCTGCTGCCTAGACTTCAGCCTGGAGGAGCTGCAGGGTGAGCCGGGCTGGCGGCTGAACCGTAAGCCCATTGAGTCCACGCTGGTGGCCTGCTTCATGACCCTGGTCATCGTGGTGTGGAGCGTGGCCGCCCTCATCTGGCCGGTGCCCATCATCGCCGGCTTCCTGCCCAACGGTATGGAGCAGCGTCGGACCACCGCCAGCGCCACCGCAGCCACCCCCGCCGCAGTACCCGCAGGGACCaccgcggccgccgccgccgccgccgctgccgccgccgccgcggccgTCACCTCCGGGGTGGCGACCAAGTGA